One window of Candidatus Microthrix subdominans genomic DNA carries:
- a CDS encoding Zn-ribbon domain-containing OB-fold protein, translating to MAATTDEVLRAPLVIEYPFRRTTGPVIGAFFTALREGRLLGIKAADGSVICPPQEYDPVSAEPLTELVLVGDTGTVESWTWVTEPREGQPFDQPFAWALVRLDGADTPMLHALDVASPDDVSVGQRVRVVWSEERTGAITDFHFALDSDEPTEASS from the coding sequence ATGGCAGCGACGACTGACGAGGTGCTGCGTGCACCGCTGGTGATCGAATATCCGTTTCGGCGGACGACGGGGCCGGTGATTGGGGCGTTCTTCACCGCACTGCGGGAAGGTCGCCTGTTGGGCATCAAGGCCGCCGATGGTTCGGTGATCTGTCCGCCCCAGGAATACGACCCGGTGAGCGCCGAGCCGCTGACCGAGCTGGTGCTGGTGGGCGACACCGGCACGGTCGAATCGTGGACGTGGGTGACCGAACCCCGGGAGGGCCAGCCGTTCGATCAGCCGTTCGCCTGGGCGTTGGTGCGGCTGGACGGCGCCGATACCCCGATGCTGCACGCCTTGGACGTTGCCTCCCCCGACGACGTGTCGGTGGGGCAGCGGGTCCGGGTGGTGTGGTCCGAGGAGCGCACCGGCGCCATCACTGACTTCCACTTCGCCCTGGATTCCGATGAGCCGACGGAGGCTTCGTCATGA
- a CDS encoding OB-fold domain-containing protein: MSGDDRTISTLPDGLWIQPDIDTTAIDVLADTETVASIRTPASLTYSYTPGTARSGFLRGMAEKRLMGERDSESGTVYTPPTGVIPTNGLAASEQVELAHVGTVTSYCVVNVQFSGGDHDLPYVTALVLPDGSGVPLYGLIQETPFDQIHSGMRVEAVWVDDDDLATSFENIKWWRPNGEEDADPASYAQHV; encoded by the coding sequence ATGAGTGGCGACGATCGAACCATCTCCACCCTGCCCGACGGCCTGTGGATCCAGCCGGACATCGACACGACGGCGATCGACGTGCTGGCCGACACCGAGACGGTGGCCAGCATCCGCACGCCGGCGTCGCTGACCTACAGCTACACGCCGGGCACCGCCCGATCGGGCTTTCTGCGAGGCATGGCCGAGAAGCGGCTGATGGGGGAGCGAGACTCCGAGTCGGGCACGGTGTACACACCGCCGACCGGCGTGATCCCCACCAACGGCCTGGCGGCCAGCGAGCAGGTGGAGCTGGCCCATGTGGGCACGGTCACCAGCTACTGCGTGGTGAACGTGCAGTTCTCAGGCGGCGACCACGACCTGCCGTACGTGACCGCCCTGGTGTTGCCCGACGGCTCGGGCGTGCCCCTCTACGGGCTGATCCAGGAGACCCCCTTCGACCAGATCCACAGCGGCATGCGGGTGGAGGCGGTGTGGGTGGACGACGACGACCTGGCCACCAGCTTCGAGAACATCAAGTGGTGGCGACCCAACGGCGAAGAAGACGCCGACCCTGCCAGCTACGCCCAACACGTCTGA